In Lolium perenne isolate Kyuss_39 chromosome 5, Kyuss_2.0, whole genome shotgun sequence, the sequence cccaaggtttatcgatctcagggaggaagaggtcaaagatatccctctcatgcaaccctgcaaccacaaagcaagaagtctcttgtgtccccaacacacctaataggtgcactagttcggcgaagagatagtgaaatacaggtggtataaataagtagtagcagtagcaacggcaccagaaaagtgctttgctgtccaggactggcgtgtggttgatggtggtaatattgcggacagtacagatgcagtagaacagtaaacaagcagcgatagcagtatttaggaacaaggcctagggatcatactttcactagtggacactctcaacattgatcacataacagaataaataaatgctagactctacaccctcttgttggatgatgaacaccattgcgtaggattacacgaaccctcaatgccggagttaacaagctccacaatattcaatgttcatatttaaataaccttagagtgcaagatagatcaacataaccaaatagatcacatcaataccatcatagtaatagttaacttcataatctacaagagatcacaatcataacctacgccaagtacttcatgatgcacacactgccaacattacatcatggaggaggaatagactactttaataacatcactagagtagcacatagatgaattgtgatacaaaactcatatgaatctcaatcatgtaaggcagctcatgagatcattgtattgaagtacataggagagaaattaaccacatagctaccggtacagccccgagcctcgatggagaactactccctcctcatgggagacagcagtggtgatgaagatggcggtggagatggcagcggtgtcgatggagaagccttccgggggcacttccccgtcccggcggcgtgccggaacagagactcatgtcccccagatcttggcttcgcgatggcggcggctctggaaggtttctcgtaccgtggcttttccgtctcgaggttttaggtcgaggggcttcttataggcgaagaggcggcgtcagaaggtcaacggggcgacgacaccataagggggCGCGgggcacccccaggccgcgccggcctatggtctggtgggcctgtggccccccctctggcgactctcgggtgttctggatgcttccggggattctaagatcttcggcgttgatttcgtccgattccgagaatatttccttactaggatttctgaaaccaaaaacagcagaaaacagcaactggcccttcggcatctcgtcaataggttagttccgaaaaaagcataaatatgacataaagtatgcataaaacatgtagatatcatcaataatgtggcatgaaacataagaaattatcgatatgtcgaggACGTAtcaatgattgtttgcagagaacagtagaacaagtattgcagtagattgtattcgatgtaaagaatggaccggggtccacagttcactagaggtgtctctcccataagataaatagcatgttgggtgaacaaattacagttgggcaattgacaaatagagagggcatgacaatgcacatacatgatatgatgagtattgtgagatttaattgggcattacgacaaagtacatagaccgctatccagcatgcatctatgcctaaaaagtccaccttcaggttatcatccgaaccccttccagtattaagttgcaaacaacagacaattgcattaagtatggtgcgtaatgtaatcaataactacatcctcggacatagcatcaatgttttatccctagtggcaacaacacatccataaccttaggggtttctgtcactcccccagattcacggagacatgaacccactatcgagcataaatactccctcttggagttacaagcatcaacttggccaaagcctctactagtaacgaagagcatgcaagatcataaacaacacatagattgatattcaacataacatagtattctctatccatcggacacaacatatagtattacagatagatgatcttgatcatgttaggcagctcacaagatccgacaatgaagcataatgaggagaagacaaccatctagctactgctatggacccatagtccaggggtgaactactcactcatcactccggaggcgaccatggcggtgaagagtcctccgggagatgattcccctctccggcagggtgccggaggcgatctcctgaatcccccgagatgggattggcggcggcggcgtctctggaaggttttccgtatcgtggctctcggtactgggggtttcgtgacgaaggctatatgtaggcggaagggcaggtcagggggccacacgggggccccacacaacaggccggcgcggccaaggcccaggccgcgccgccctagtgtgtcgccagctcgtggccccacttcgtatcatcttcggtcttctggaagcttcgtgtgaaaataggcccctgggcgttgatttcgtccaattccgagaatatttccttactaggatttctgaaaccaaaaacagcagaaacaaagaatcggctcttcggcatctcgttaatacgttagtgccggaaaatgcataaatatgacataaagtatgcataaaacatgtagatatcatcaataatgtggcatgaaacataagaaattatcgatacgtcggagacgtatcagctggttattggctataggtcctattaggcaggattgatgatgattccttattttcttcaaaagaataacttttgaagaacatacttcttaaataataagaagtattacaattaaggttgaggttgtcttgtattagccattggatctctaagtagagaatatGGTTGGTTCTTAAATGGGATGGTTCCTAAGTGTCTCACACTAGTagagtttagtggagtatggtatgtaaTGCTAAACATTAGGTATGATTGTTATTAGGATTCATCacgatggtgtgatgctaagtaaggatagttaaggatgattgtttttggtaataggatctagggtttatacttggttaaccctacttgattatctaggtctgatgaagatgaacacatggaatgctaatctgctagtgatagggttctacatttgatGTGGTCATAGCaaatatttagttgctactatggttatATGACTATTATTGAAGTAATATGATCACATGTGAACTTGGGTTTATGTTTGGAAactatttagggttcacatgtaataatggaactagggttcctgatggagttagggttttagggtttcacatgaaatgatagggttgtactatcattcaatatggaattagggtttgctatttaccatgtagttatttgtttaataacttcattttaaagtttaagttattagtaacttggagttaaaaataatattgaatttggcattatattatttttaatgaattaataattaaggtaattattaattagggtttaaatcctcctattaaggatttaataGATTATAAGCAAagtaaaattagttttaatattttcctgatttgcttactggtttttattaattttagaagtttttcttaattattgaattttaattgaattttgaattaaaattaaaggcttaattaacaagtattaaataagtgaatttttattaaaaataaaaatttcattttatatttttattggacagagttttcttttctaagaattttaatatctcatttgtatttttctgaattattatgaattttatatgaatttgtaaagttgtagtaattattgaatttgaatttaaaccagAAAAGCATACAGCTACCCGGGCTTCCTACCCACGAAGACACTGACCAGTGGGTCCTGCATCCACGTCGTCAGCCACGAAGGCGTGGACCAGGCCAAATGCACAGGAGGCCCACGGCCACATCACCTCTCCCCGGTGGCTTGACGCCAGCGGGCAGTCGGCGACGACGCCGTCGAGTTGAGGCCTCCCAGGATACAAGATTCGGTGTTTCTGAACCTCCTCGATGCGGTGAATACGATGGTGGTGGCTCCGCCACCTATTGGTCACCGGAGAGAGCTCCGGCGAACCCTACTGCGGCGGCGCACCCGGCAAGATCTTGAATCGGAGCTACAAGTGGCCCTAGGACGTGATAAAAGATGCTAGAGACGCGGGGGCTCACCCTGATCCTTCCTAGAGGGTCGCCGGAGTCGATCGGAGACGAGGTCGACGATGATTTCCATTTCCGGCGGAATACTGTCGAAAGGGAATGGAGGAGTGGCGGCTTCTGGGATCTCCTCTTCTCGATTCCTTCCACCAGGATGCTCACCAGAGTCGGGCGCATCCCACGACTATGCGCCGGACCGTGAGGTGGCTCCAATTGCCAGGTTCGTCCTCGACACCGGCGAACGTTCACAGAGAGGTGTGAGAGATTGAGGGCTCCAGGGAGGAAATGAGAAGATGGCGATGAACAAGGGCAGCACTTCGGTTCTTCTGACGGTTTTATAGTGCTGGAGGTAGTCGGAAACGACGACACGACTGTGACGGCTGGCGGAGATACACGGCCATGTCGGTGTGGTTTCTGGGCGTGAATCTTGGCGCATCTACTGGCGATGGATGATAGTGGCATCCACCATGGCTCTGGAATGGTGATTGACGTCCGGTTCATCCTTATCGGCGACGAGGACGTGGCGCTGGTCGACGCCGTGGCGGCCTCGCACCGCTGCAGAAGACGAAGACGATAACGTCTTCTCTGCGTGCGTTTTAAGTGAAGAGGTATCCTGGGCTACGAAGTGGCGCTGGGCCAGGCCGTGGGTTGGGCTTCTGGTGGGCTGTGGTGctgggctgctcggccaggtgagtccaggtaaggtttttctcctcttttctttttctgcttttaattttctgttttgtatttgcccatttgaattcatatttgaattctatTATTTTTGCAGGTGTCTCAATTATGTTAATTCCATTTGGATGTTGTGAAATGACTATTACACCCATATTCCATTTGAAACAAGTATTTTATATTGGATTATATtacatacttgtgttttattAAAAATAGCAAATGAGCATGAATTTATATCCTCAAttatatttttatgtttttcttgTGGATCAATCTGTTTGAAGTATTAGAGTTGGTAATTCCAGCTTAGGGTATTTTAGAGTTTATTATTAGGACTTGTTATCTTAATTAAGaagttggttgttcacatatgattttatgtgagcatcaatCTATTAGGGTTTTATGATTTCTATTACAACCCCCTTATTAAAGTTAATATTATCATTAaaataactacattggttatagttctttttatagttaactttggtcatatggatgaatggtttctcactatattaagtatggagtcttactctaaggttttcttatgtttcttaagtGAAGAATAAATGGAATGTAGATGTAGTAGAATtcttcttatgatcaccaagtggttcacaagtaaaggttggggtataagcctagggttgcttactagttaccttcctataatttcatgtgggaatgggatctacttattctagtagggtttaacttatcctcacatatctcaagagcatgatcatggattaggcatgatcaacttgttcttaatctctttacctcaagttcttagggtttatgattattactcaatttataatgatcaaggtttggcttcctagggtatctctcattaaataggtttctcacttccatgatcaagtattgtcttgattaaCTAAGGTATAATATttctcttatagtttcttgggtggacatggctgtggttatttcaataggttatatcccaggagaatgcctgagatattctgttagggttctacttaaacaatgttgatattatcatctaggtatatggatagttctttccTTCAAACTCAGTGTTGGCTTTAACATTCTTGAGGTTAACACCTTAGCTTGGCTCTCTTAtagaggaatggtttattctagggtttatggtgtattcaccaTACCTCAATAGATATCAAGTCTGAAACTCCACTtgactatcttggttgaattaatctcctccttactttatcaatgcaTAGATATGGTATTGTTCCAtgggatattaggttatctcaccactccaaggtgaaatggtttacaacctaatactttagttcaaagattgtcctttattcttaaataggtaaagctaagattggtatgagtggcctctctctcatttggggaaggactttagtactaacctaaggttaggctccatagagaatgatgtggtcaccaatatctatggttaacataaatggattctctctctaggaaatatcttgaataagatcctagggttcctcttaaagatgatgatttgaatacttggatgtatatccaaggtttaactcaaggtttgttaatgcttctctaataattataatagaactcccacctctctaggtttgatgcttagctatttggaatagagaagaatatatacttcttgagtggatctccttgttataacttccaatgttgaagtggaataaataccatgaggtttcatggtaggatcatgtattagttttaagacatggagaagctaagtcaagaatagtttctccattttattgttacttgatttgcaattgatttgatgttcatatgctatgacaaggattaccatattataatcttttataagatcaatcaATTGataattgagtaaagtgttgttgtgttgattattagttccatttgatctaaccccttagatcaaatcatctctacctaaaacaaggttttaacaaagtcacattgaggtttatagcgcttgacttgatgagctacttcaattccaccaaggtcaagtgaaacttcagttactgtgactgttttactttaaagcgcgaaaattcctcatattttctatgcatgaatgcaatgcacacatctgtttcctctatttttgtaaccccattatctGGGATATTACAATAGGTCTGGACTCTgtttcttctttgttttttacTGTCATGAAGCTAGTACAGCCAGGAGAAAATCATAACCAAAATTGATACGGACGTGCTCTATTTGGACTCAAAGTCGATCGGTTAGGAGCAAACATATCTGAGATGCATATAGACGCCATGAGCAAGCACGTCTCGGATACGTACTGGACTTGACGCCATGAGCAAGCAGGACACATGCATGTACGTGTTTGAGTTGGATTCAAATTAAGTCGATGAATACGTGGCTGATCACTTTTGGATTCAAATGAAGATTGGGCCAAGGGCTCCCGAAAGATGTTGGGTCTAAAATTTTTtttggcccgtttgtgacaccagccagtcacctattgcaatttaatagtaaagatagaaAATACTTTCCAGTTGTCTTAGAGTTCAAATTGAAGACATATTTTTTTGTATCAAGTTTTATTGAGTTTCATTGTGTAACATCATGTTTAATTGTTGAATTTTGTCGAAACAAACGCTTTTTAGGCTTGTTTAAAAGATATCATAAATACACTTATTTATACAGATTGTTAACCGACTTTATATTTTGGTAAATATGGCTCTTTGAAATTTCACACTACAAATTAAATCCACGTATAAATAAGTAAGAGAGATGGTACAAGTGTGGGATCCACATGCATGAAAAGATTATGGTATTTGTGTGGTAATCTCAAAGCAATCCAACATAGCTAGACGGTGGAGACGTGCACGGGAGGTCCCATGCACGCTAGCAACGCTGCTCCCACCACATGTGCCAACACGAGATCTCCCAACAACATCTCTTCAAAGTATATATATTCATTAACCATTATTGTGGGAGGAAACATTGATTTAGATTTCATTTTTTCGGACATTTACCAGCATAAGAGAAATGGGCGGCGATTCAGGAAATGTCCAACAATAAAGGTAAAAAAGAAAACCAAGATTTGTTTGTGAGGACAAGGTCTGATCGGTATTATGATTCTCAAGAAAACATAATCAATTTTTGATTTTAATATTTTTAATTTAGTTACAAATCTTTGTGAGGTAAACATTCTCATAGTGCCTCAATGTAATGGAGAAATTCGCCTGAAATTTGAGAATTCCGAGAAAAATCTAAATCCTTGGGCCGTGTCGGACATGGAGTCAAGAAAACTGTATCGAACTGCAGATTTCCAAATTAGCATCTATAAGCGTATATTTTCAAATAAAAATCCTATTTattatataaaaaagttaaagtagTTCATATGTATATCTCGCTATATGTTCCAAGTGCTGTGTCTAGGATAGTTTTTGAAATCGACTTTTCATATCCATCTGCTTTTTTCTACATATGTTTTTTCTTCACGTAACTTTCACAGATATGAATAACACTACAATGCACGTACAAGATAGAAAAAaccactccctccgatccataataagttttGGAGATTTCTTATTAACTTAGTACCAATTTTCCGACACTTATTagggatcagagggagtatttgtATTGATCAAGCCAACGTTTCAACTGTTTTTAATGCAAATTTTTCATTTGAATATTTTGCATTCCTCAATAATTATTTTTGTATAGAAAAGTGATCAAATGTGCCAAATTCcaatgaaatgatcattacttACAAAAAAATGCACAACAAATAACCCAAAGAATTGAATTGTGCAAACATAATACCTCTGTTCATAAAAAAAAGTTGTCAcaattttttttttagataacaaCTGATGGAATTCAATAATGGCGAAACCGATTACAAACGACTCTACAAGAAAAGTAAAATACAATATGGACCCAGGAGACCACCCACCATACTCCCAAATCGCAGTCAAGCCCATCGTCCTCATCGTCACCACCCAAGTACAGAGACCGAAACCGGAAGCCGCCCGTTTTCAGACACCATCGAGTCACCGCCGCCACCTTCGCCACATTGGGCTTTGAACACCGCAGGAGTGCCCACCCCGAGGGGTGAGAGCTAATAATCTTTTCCAAACCATCAGGCTGGCGGGAGCTGGTGGAGACCAAGCAGAACCTCCAAACCACGGACCCCGAGCAGTAGGTCCCAACCATCGACGCCACGTCAAGCCACCTcctcccctcgccaccatggcAGGCCGGAGAAAGCTTCACGACGCGACAGTCGCATCTCAAGAAAAaggccctaaaaaccctaacgatGAAGGCGATTGTATCGTCCCCTTCCACTCCCTCGCCACCACGGTCGGCCGAGGGGGAGACATCAGAAACAACAGCCCTCCGACTCCCAAAGCTCCAGGCTGAGTTGACAGACGACCCTGCCCGGAGAGACCACCCTCCCCAGATCCACCGATCCGAGAGGAAACCAGGCCAGCagctcgccggcgccgccacACGTGGCCTTACCGAGATGGGGACCGAGCTCCAGCACCTTTATTCTGACGCGACGCTGCCTCCACCATCTCGGCAGCGCCTCCCGAGACCCTAGGGGCCCTCACCACTGGCGGTCCAAAGATCCGCCGCCAGGAGGGCGATCCCATCGCGCAGGAGGCAGATCCGCCAACGTGGAGACGTCCACGCCGCCGCACACCCGCGGCAGCTCGATGCCGGAGCCACCAGAGTCGCCGGAGACGCATCCCGCCGCCACCAGGGGAGCCGCCAATGCGCGAGGGACGAAGCCCCCGTCGCCGCCAGGGCTTTGCCCTGCGGGTCTTCCGGCGGCAGCGAGGGGGAGGGGGCGAAGAGGACGGTGgcaggcggccggcggcggaggtTGCCCCCGAGTCGCCTAGGGTTAGGCGACGCGAGGGGGTTGGTATCGTGCCAAGAGCTTGTCAGCTAAACTTAAATTATTGCGCAAGTTGTCACAATTTTATTAAAATATACTTGTATCTAATcatgttttagtgtgtagataaatAAAAAATTAACAAAGTGAAAACATTCTTTTATGAAGAGAGGGAATATTTTATATTCGAAACAATCGTTTTTGCTGTGTGGGAGAGCAACATGCAAAACTGCAAATGAATTCCTAATTGACTCCACAAACTAATGGCTGCTAGACTAACGGGCCTGCCGGGTGACACTCCGGCGATGCCAGTGACCATGCATGAGACCGAGCTTGTCCGTGCATGCCTGAATGCGGCTCTCTCTCCGTGGCCCCGCTCTGTTCCCTTCCGACAAGGCCGGCCGGAACGTAGGTAGAGCCCCCCTGCGACATGGACGGAGCGCCACCCATCCGGCCATAAACACCACACCCATCATCCATCACCAATTCAGAATTCACACAGCTATctcacagcagcagcagcagcagcagcacacacaACAAAAACCAACAAACTGTGAATGGCTTCGTCAAGCAGGATGCTCACCGCGGCGGTGCTGGCGGTGCTGTTCGTGGGCGCGATGTGCGAGGCCCCCGTgacgttcacggtggagaagggcTCCGACGAGAAGAACCTGGCGCTGTCCATCAAGTACAACAAGGCGGGCGACTCCATGGCGGAGGTGGAGCTCAAGGAGCACGGCTCCAACGAGTGGCTGGCCCTCAAGAAGAACGGCGACGGCGTGTGGGAGATCAAGAGCGACAAGCCGCTCAAGGGGCCATTCAACTTCCGCTTCGTGTCCGAGAAGGGGATGAGGAACGTGTTCGATGATGTTGTGCCCGCTGAATTCAAGGTCGGCACCACCTACAAGCCCGAGGAGTAGGCCATGGATTGTCACAAGTATTTGACTTTTCCTCCTATTGGGTCGTCGGGATTGTCTCGTTAATAGTTTTTCAAGACTTTTATTTATGAGGTGTTCATATGTATAATGATTCGGAGAAGCAGCGGCGGATGTGCTTGCTTGCTAGTATCTCTCATGCACCCGCTGTCTTGACGGTTCTTTTTTGGTTTTATAGTTATACACGTATATATCCATATATTGTGATCCATGTCATTGTGCCACTGTCCATGATCACTTTCAATATTCGTGAGCAGTTCATCACGTTTCCGACGACTTGGAAGAAATCCAAAGCAATGGCTTTCATATAAAATTGCAATAAGATTATTTGGCTATTTAACCCTTATGTTGTAACGTTCTAATAGTAATGTGTTGTATTTCTCTGATAGTAACGTTTGAACTTAGACTGCATAACGTCAACACTTAGAGTAGTGCACTGCTCCCTTCGTCAAAAAACAAGTGTATATTTAGCTTTGGTCTAAGCCAAATTATTGAATTTGACTAACTTCTAGAAAAAGTAACAATATTTATGGCACTAAATTAGTTCCACTAAATTCAACTTCAAATGTAGTTTCATATACTAATTTGATGTCATATATGTTgctattttttttcaaaatatgtTGATCAAATATGATAAAGTTTGACTTGTGCAAAACGTAAACTGACACTATTCATGAATAGAGGGAGTATATTACAATGGGTTAAAGAGGGAAGGTTGATTTACAATAAACATTCCTGAATCTTGGAGTTAGAGCATAGCCAAATAATTTTCATGTCGGAGTAAATAAGAGTTGTTGAATGTTTTACCGATTTTGACTATCGAAGTCTCCCAAAAAGCAGTTTGTCACGCGCCGAGAATTCCCGTGTGAGACTCTCTCACGCCTCCGTCTCCTGCCCTGCTCCGCTAGACAATGCCCCCATGCCACATGGCTCGTGCGTCATCGACACTAGGTAATGGTGAGCTAGGTGAGAGGGGTTTGGAGCACGTGAGGCCTTCGGTTCTGTCATCGGGTGGGTCTGGGCGTCGCCTACGTAGCATGGACATGCAATGGTCATACGTGGGGAGATCATGTCGTGGGTGACGTTCATGCATGAGAATGGCTCTCACATATACGATACATATATGCACGAATCCGGCTTTGCGTCATGCTGCACGTTATGGTCGTCAGACATCGATCCCAACGACTCCTCTCCATCCTCGTTGGGGTAGCTCGGCCGTTGTTCGTTTCAAGGTAAGTCCTATTCATTTTTTCATGTGTTGTTGTCTTTATTCGTGCTTTCATAGCTGTCATGTAACTATCATGTAACTATGTATTCAACACCAACTATCTTTCTCTCTTTTTGACTGTAGGGTTGGCATAAACCGCTTAGACGATTTCTCCTATGGTTGCCTTCTTTGCATGCGCAAGGCAGGAAGCCTGTTTTGGTGGATACACTTCCGAGGTCTCTACGCCTTTGTCGTTGTAACCATGGTCACCCAACACCTCTTGAACACCCGCGGCAAGTCCTCATCGTTTTCCCATGTGTTGTTCCCTTTACTCGTATTTCGTGTGCATCACTTAATTTCTCTTATGTTTCATCTCTAGGTTAGCCTTGCAACTCGGGTAACTCCGTGGCTTCTATTGAGCTCTTTCCTAAGTTTTTCCGGCCGCGCGGTAAGTCCATTTCTCATACCTATGTCTATTTTTTCCCTA encodes:
- the LOC127299012 gene encoding pollen allergen Lol p 2-A-like; the protein is MASSSRMLTAAVLAVLFVGAMCEAPVTFTVEKGSDEKNLALSIKYNKAGDSMAEVELKEHGSNEWLALKKNGDGVWEIKSDKPLKGPFNFRFVSEKGMRNVFDDVVPAEFKVGTTYKPEE